A window of Microbacterium luteolum contains these coding sequences:
- a CDS encoding MarR family winged helix-turn-helix transcriptional regulator — MAARSTPTAPQLRIWRDFIETVAAMQGELGRRLQDESDLSPADYSVLLALSDQSGHELRSSELAATIGWERSRVSHHLGRMERRGLIRRDDCATDNRGAVVVLTDEGSAAFRRANVPHLRAIRELFIDRLDDEQLQMVDGITRALKKGA; from the coding sequence ATGGCAGCACGAAGCACGCCCACCGCGCCGCAGCTGCGCATCTGGCGGGACTTCATCGAGACCGTCGCCGCCATGCAGGGCGAACTGGGCCGGCGGCTTCAGGACGAATCGGACCTCTCGCCCGCGGACTACTCGGTCCTCCTGGCGCTCAGCGACCAGAGCGGTCACGAGCTCCGATCGAGCGAACTCGCCGCGACCATCGGCTGGGAGCGCAGCCGCGTCTCGCACCACCTCGGCCGCATGGAACGTCGCGGGCTGATCCGTCGCGATGACTGCGCGACCGACAATCGCGGCGCCGTCGTGGTGCTCACCGACGAGGGGTCAGCGGCATTCCGTCGCGCGAACGTGCCCCACCTGCGCGCGATCCGCGAACTCTTCATCGACCGCCTCGACGACGAGCAGCTGCAGATGGTCGACGGCATCACCCGGGCGCTGAAGAAGGGCGCCTAG
- a CDS encoding MmcQ/YjbR family DNA-binding protein translates to MATIDDLREIALALPGVHEVIDGHTGDAAWRVKSGMFTGLRGPRQTDLRQLEELGREWPAGIVIGVRTASLEEKEALLAAEPDVLFTIPHFDGYPGLLVRLDVIDRERLTELVTDAWLSRAPVRVAKEWLAEHGLE, encoded by the coding sequence ATGGCGACCATCGACGATCTGCGCGAGATCGCGCTCGCGCTGCCCGGCGTGCACGAGGTGATCGACGGACACACCGGTGACGCCGCGTGGCGGGTCAAGAGCGGGATGTTCACCGGTCTTCGCGGTCCGCGACAGACCGACCTCCGTCAGCTCGAGGAACTCGGACGCGAGTGGCCGGCCGGCATCGTGATCGGAGTGCGGACGGCGAGCCTCGAGGAGAAGGAGGCGCTGCTCGCTGCCGAGCCGGATGTGCTCTTCACGATCCCGCATTTCGACGGGTACCCGGGGCTGCTCGTACGGCTCGACGTGATCGATCGGGAGCGGCTCACCGAGCTCGTCACGGACGCCTGGCTGTCGCGCGCCCCCGTGCGAGTCGCGAAGGAGTGGCTCGCGGAGCACGGGCTGGAGTGA
- a CDS encoding LacI family DNA-binding transcriptional regulator, which translates to MSPAKRVTIADIARMAGVSPGAVSFALNGRPGVSDETRQRILSIVEENGWQPSSAARALVGAKANTVGFALARPARSLGSEAFFTDLIAGIESRLSVSKVSLQLRLVADVAEEMEVHRQWRSSNQVDGFIFIDPRDDDPRVDRITALDARAVMIGSKPSPEGSVPSVWIGDDAVAETLFSYLAALGHTRIAYVGGPADLEHTHLRAEVLERMASDGIEGEVITTDFSPARASAVTRSLLSGRQRPTAIVYDNDVMAVAGLRVSQEMGRAVPRDVSLASFDDSVIAGLINPSITAMTRDTFELGERAATLLLQQIEAGANLPSVEGPTPVLTARESTAPPARLG; encoded by the coding sequence ATGAGCCCGGCGAAACGCGTCACCATCGCCGATATCGCGCGCATGGCCGGGGTCTCTCCCGGCGCCGTCTCGTTCGCGCTGAACGGCCGCCCCGGTGTGAGCGACGAGACCAGGCAGCGCATCCTCTCGATCGTCGAGGAGAACGGCTGGCAGCCGAGCTCGGCGGCGCGTGCGCTGGTCGGGGCGAAGGCGAACACGGTCGGCTTCGCGCTCGCCCGGCCCGCACGGTCCCTCGGATCCGAGGCGTTCTTCACCGACCTCATCGCCGGAATCGAGTCGCGCCTGTCGGTGAGCAAGGTGAGCCTGCAGCTCCGCCTCGTGGCCGATGTCGCCGAGGAGATGGAGGTGCACCGGCAGTGGCGATCGTCGAACCAGGTCGACGGCTTCATCTTCATCGATCCGCGCGACGACGACCCCCGCGTGGACCGCATCACGGCCCTCGACGCGCGTGCGGTCATGATCGGATCCAAGCCGTCGCCCGAGGGTTCGGTGCCGAGCGTCTGGATCGGTGACGATGCCGTGGCCGAGACGCTCTTCTCGTACCTCGCGGCCCTCGGCCACACCCGCATCGCCTACGTCGGCGGCCCCGCCGACCTCGAGCACACGCACCTGCGCGCCGAGGTCCTGGAGCGCATGGCATCCGACGGGATCGAGGGCGAGGTGATCACGACGGACTTCTCGCCGGCACGGGCATCCGCGGTCACCCGCTCGCTGCTCTCCGGGCGGCAGCGCCCGACCGCGATCGTCTACGACAACGACGTGATGGCCGTCGCCGGTCTCCGCGTCTCGCAGGAGATGGGACGCGCGGTGCCGCGGGACGTGTCGCTCGCGTCGTTCGATGACTCCGTGATCGCCGGGCTGATCAACCCGTCGATCACCGCGATGACCCGCGACACGTTCGAACTCGGCGAGCGCGCGGCGACCCTGTTGCTGCAGCAGATCGAGGCCGGGGCGAACCTGCCGAGCGTGGAGGGCCCGACGCCCGTGCTCACCGCACGCGAGAGCACAGCCCCGCCGGCGCGGCTCGGCTGA
- a CDS encoding LLM class flavin-dependent oxidoreductase, which yields MNPQGFEIGLNSFGDTASSGGRDLSGAETLRLLVDEARRAEDAGIDVFSVGEHYRPGHNDSATPVLLAAMATATERIALGTSVTVLSTNDPVRLYHEFSTLDAVSNGRAQLVLGRASATESFPLFGYDLADYEELFEEKLDLFMRLQREEAVTWSGTTRAPLRDHVAQPRMRPGGIPTWIGVGGSPQSVIRAANYGLPLMLAIIGGNPQRFAGHVDLYHRALSQAGNAPQPVGMHSLGLVADTDEEARETWWRFWEPVVTDLANERGFYAPTRARYEHEIAEGALFVGSPETVAQKIARSARDLQLDRFDLKYDIMHLPREARARTIELLGREVAPRVRELLSLERAA from the coding sequence GTGAACCCGCAGGGATTCGAGATCGGCCTCAACTCGTTCGGCGACACCGCGTCGTCGGGTGGACGGGACCTGAGCGGTGCAGAGACTCTGCGACTGCTCGTGGACGAGGCGCGTCGCGCCGAGGACGCCGGGATCGACGTCTTCAGCGTCGGCGAGCACTATCGCCCGGGGCACAACGACTCCGCCACCCCGGTGCTCCTCGCCGCGATGGCCACCGCCACCGAACGGATCGCCCTCGGTACGAGTGTCACGGTGCTCAGCACCAACGACCCGGTGCGGCTCTATCACGAGTTCTCGACCCTCGATGCGGTCTCGAACGGCCGCGCGCAGCTCGTGCTCGGCCGGGCGTCGGCGACGGAGTCGTTCCCGCTGTTCGGCTACGACCTCGCCGACTACGAAGAGCTGTTCGAGGAGAAGCTCGACCTCTTCATGCGCCTGCAGCGCGAGGAGGCCGTCACCTGGTCGGGCACCACCCGGGCGCCGCTGCGCGATCACGTCGCCCAGCCGCGGATGCGGCCGGGCGGCATCCCCACCTGGATCGGCGTCGGCGGCAGCCCCCAGTCCGTCATCCGCGCCGCGAACTACGGGCTGCCGCTCATGCTCGCCATCATCGGCGGCAACCCGCAGCGCTTCGCCGGCCATGTCGACCTCTACCATCGGGCTCTCTCCCAGGCGGGGAACGCGCCCCAGCCCGTGGGGATGCACTCGCTCGGACTCGTGGCCGACACCGATGAGGAGGCGCGGGAGACCTGGTGGCGCTTCTGGGAGCCGGTCGTGACCGACCTCGCGAACGAGCGCGGCTTCTACGCACCCACCCGCGCACGGTACGAGCACGAGATCGCCGAGGGCGCCCTGTTCGTCGGCTCGCCCGAGACGGTCGCGCAGAAGATCGCGCGGTCCGCACGCGATCTCCAGCTCGACCGCTTCGACCTGAAGTACGACATCATGCATCTCCCGCGCGAGGCCCGCGCCCGCACCATCGAGCTGCTCGGCCGCGAGGTCGCCCCGCGCGTGCGGGAGCTGCTCTCCCTCGAGCGCGCCGCGTGA
- a CDS encoding alpha-mannosidase, translating to MHDDTSLTVGRVKRVLEERIRPAIHSASVPLEVELHELPGEPISPQDGLALDYAPGAVGAPWGPAWGTTWFRLTGRVPAEWAGRRVEAVIDLGFDINMPGFQCEALVYRPDGSPVKSINPRNQWLPITEAAHGEEPVELYLEAAANPVLLDYHPFLPTQEGDIQTSSREPLYRSRRMDLAVFERDVFELSLDLEVLFELQAELTPTSPRRMRILQAMDDALDALDLQRIAQTAPDARARLAEVLAAPAEASAHRISAIGHAHIDSAWLWPVRETIRKVARTTSSMTTLLEEQPEFQYGMSSAQQYAWLKEHRPEVYERVKAAVAEGRFLPLGGMWVESDTVMPTGESLVRQFSHGQRFFEREFGIRSKGVWLPDSFGYSPALPQLMRRAGFEWFFTQKISWNQQNVFPHHSFLWEGIDGSQVFTHFPSMDTYNSQLSGMEVAKASRQFKENRLSSRSIAPVGWGDGGGGTTREMTGKATRLANLEGSAQVVWEHPDVFFDAAKAELPHPAVWVGELYLELHRGTLTSQHATKALHRWAEHALIEAELWATTDAVRTGASYPQDELDRLWKIVLLHEFHDILPGTSIAWVHREAVEVLTNVLSDAEEISASARRSLAGEGERELLFEPTSVGRGRALGASFVVEPTAASVSLTAEDGGWRLENDLVSVLVSAEGLIVSAVDRASGREAVAAGQAANLFQLHQDFPNMWDAWDIDKYYRNSVDDLTDVSSIDATVHGGTAVVTVRREFSESTIEQRISLAPGERTVLLRNDVDWHETEKLLKLAFPLDVQASHTDAETQFGYQSRVTHTNTSWEAAKFETSMHRFVLVREADFGVALVNDSIYGYDTTREVDGDAVATTVRLSLLRAPRFPDPDTDHGHHQIEVGFVVGADAGIATTEGIRMNAVPTVVRGAREVEPLVSVEGDGMIVSAVKLADDGSGDVIVRVYESLGRRTTGALTVDFPHREVREVTLIEDELDEPRLGGELKLRPFEVRTLRITR from the coding sequence ATGCATGACGACACCTCGCTCACCGTCGGCCGCGTCAAGCGCGTCCTCGAAGAGCGCATCCGCCCGGCCATCCACTCGGCGTCCGTGCCGTTGGAGGTCGAGCTCCACGAACTGCCCGGCGAGCCGATCAGCCCGCAGGATGGCCTCGCGCTCGACTACGCTCCCGGTGCCGTCGGGGCGCCCTGGGGTCCGGCCTGGGGGACCACCTGGTTCCGGCTGACGGGTCGCGTCCCCGCCGAGTGGGCGGGTCGTCGCGTCGAGGCCGTGATCGACCTCGGGTTCGACATCAACATGCCCGGCTTCCAGTGCGAGGCCCTCGTCTACCGCCCGGACGGCAGCCCGGTGAAGAGCATCAACCCGCGCAACCAGTGGCTGCCGATCACCGAGGCCGCCCACGGCGAAGAGCCCGTCGAGCTGTACCTCGAGGCCGCGGCCAACCCGGTGCTGCTCGACTACCACCCCTTCCTGCCGACGCAGGAGGGCGACATCCAGACCTCCTCGCGTGAGCCGCTCTACCGTTCGCGGCGGATGGACCTCGCCGTGTTCGAGCGGGACGTCTTCGAGCTCTCGCTCGACCTCGAGGTGCTGTTCGAGCTGCAGGCCGAACTCACGCCGACATCGCCGCGGCGCATGCGCATCCTGCAGGCGATGGACGACGCGCTCGATGCCCTCGACCTGCAGCGCATCGCGCAGACCGCACCCGACGCCCGTGCCCGCCTCGCCGAGGTGCTCGCGGCCCCGGCGGAGGCGAGCGCGCACCGCATCTCGGCCATCGGCCACGCGCACATCGACTCCGCGTGGCTGTGGCCGGTGCGCGAGACGATCCGCAAGGTCGCGCGCACCACCTCGTCGATGACGACCCTGCTCGAGGAGCAGCCCGAGTTTCAGTACGGCATGTCCAGCGCGCAGCAGTACGCCTGGCTCAAAGAGCACCGTCCCGAGGTGTACGAGCGGGTGAAGGCGGCGGTCGCCGAGGGGCGCTTCTTGCCGCTCGGCGGCATGTGGGTCGAGTCTGACACCGTGATGCCGACGGGCGAGTCTCTGGTGCGCCAGTTCTCGCACGGCCAGCGCTTCTTCGAGCGCGAGTTCGGCATCCGATCGAAGGGCGTCTGGCTGCCGGACAGCTTCGGATACTCCCCGGCCCTGCCGCAGCTCATGCGCCGCGCCGGCTTCGAATGGTTCTTCACGCAGAAGATCTCCTGGAACCAGCAGAACGTGTTCCCGCACCACTCGTTCCTGTGGGAGGGCATCGACGGCTCGCAGGTGTTCACGCACTTCCCGTCGATGGACACCTACAACTCGCAGCTCAGCGGCATGGAGGTCGCGAAGGCCTCCCGCCAGTTCAAGGAGAACCGGCTCAGCTCCCGATCGATCGCGCCCGTCGGCTGGGGCGACGGCGGCGGCGGCACGACCCGCGAGATGACCGGCAAGGCCACGCGCCTCGCGAACCTCGAGGGCAGCGCGCAGGTCGTGTGGGAGCACCCCGACGTGTTCTTCGACGCGGCCAAGGCGGAACTGCCGCACCCGGCCGTGTGGGTAGGCGAGCTCTATCTCGAGCTGCACCGCGGGACCCTCACCAGCCAGCACGCCACGAAGGCGCTGCACCGCTGGGCCGAGCACGCCCTCATCGAGGCCGAGCTGTGGGCGACGACGGATGCCGTGCGCACGGGTGCGTCGTACCCGCAGGACGAGCTCGACAGGCTCTGGAAGATCGTCCTGCTCCATGAGTTCCACGACATCCTCCCCGGCACCTCGATCGCCTGGGTGCACCGCGAGGCCGTCGAGGTGCTCACGAACGTGCTGTCGGATGCCGAGGAGATCTCGGCATCCGCGCGGCGATCCCTCGCCGGCGAGGGGGAGCGCGAGCTGCTCTTCGAGCCGACCTCCGTCGGGCGCGGGCGTGCGCTCGGGGCATCGTTCGTGGTCGAGCCGACCGCAGCCTCGGTGTCGCTCACCGCGGAGGACGGCGGCTGGCGCCTGGAGAACGACCTCGTCTCCGTTCTCGTCTCGGCGGAGGGGCTGATCGTGTCGGCCGTCGACCGCGCCTCCGGCCGCGAGGCCGTCGCGGCGGGACAGGCGGCGAACCTCTTCCAGCTGCACCAGGATTTCCCGAACATGTGGGACGCGTGGGACATCGACAAGTACTACCGCAACAGCGTCGACGACCTCACCGACGTGTCGTCGATCGATGCGACCGTCCACGGTGGCACGGCGGTCGTCACCGTGCGCCGGGAGTTCTCGGAGTCGACCATCGAGCAGAGGATCTCCCTCGCCCCCGGTGAGCGCACGGTGCTGCTGCGCAACGACGTGGATTGGCACGAGACCGAGAAGCTGCTCAAGCTCGCCTTCCCGCTCGACGTGCAGGCCTCGCACACCGATGCCGAGACGCAGTTCGGCTACCAGTCGCGGGTGACGCACACCAACACGAGCTGGGAGGCGGCGAAGTTCGAGACCTCGATGCACCGCTTCGTGCTGGTGCGCGAGGCCGACTTCGGCGTCGCGCTGGTGAACGACTCGATCTACGGGTACGACACCACTCGGGAGGTCGACGGCGATGCGGTGGCGACGACCGTGCGCCTGTCGCTGCTGCGCGCCCCGCGCTTCCCCGACCCCGACACCGATCACGGGCATCACCAGATCGAGGTCGGCTTCGTGGTCGGCGCGGATGCCGGGATCGCGACCACCGAGGGCATCAGGATGAACGCTGTGCCCACCGTCGTGCGCGGGGCGCGCGAGGTCGAGCCGTTGGTCTCGGTCGAGGGTGATGGCATGATCGTGTCGGCGGTCAAGCTCGCCGATGACGGCTCCGGCGACGTGATCGTGCGCGTGTACGAGTCCCTCGGCCGGCGCACGACGGGCGCGCTCACCGTGGACTTCCCGCACCGCGAGGTGCGCGAGGTGACGCTCATCGAAGACGAGCTCGACGAGCCGCGCCTCGGTGGCGAACTGAAGCTGCGGCCCTTCGAGGTGCGTACGCTCCGCATCACCCGCTGA